The region ATCCAGATCGAGAGCAAGGCACGGTTGAATTCCGCTCCCGCAATCGTGCCGAACGACTTTCCGTTCACGCTGATCTGCGTGCCGCTACCGGGCGTATAGTCGAGCGTAATGACATCGCCCGGCTGCACCTCGTTCACCGCATCGAATATCTGTTTCATCTGCTTCATTTGCCCATCCATCGCTGCCAGTGCGGCGGGAGTCTGGTTCATCTCAATGGCTTCGCTGAATGCGCCATACAGCTTCTTGCTCCCCAGGTCGTGCAGCATATACAGCGCCATGCGGTGTATATGTTCGTCCGCGATGATCGCTTCTGCCGATGTCTGCTTTTGCGGCAGGTATAGCGCGCCGACGTATATCTTGAAAAAGAACTTGGTACGGATGCCCGCGCCGTTCAACTGCAAGCTCGCGTTCCCAACCTGCGTTTTGTCGGCCAGTTGCACACCAGCCACTTCGAGTGCACTAACGCTACAGCTCAGCAGCAAACCGCCGACCAGCAATAATATTCTTCTCATTTTCCGCCTTTCATCTGGTTAAATGCCCAATAGATCCGTTCGTGGTGAGCCTGTCGAACCATGAACGGATTTGTCCTGAAGCAGCACTTCGACACGCTCAGTGCGAACAAACGATACAACCCCGCAATTCCTTATAGGGCCTCAAACACACCAGCCGCACCCATGCCCGTGCCGATGCACATCGTCACCATGCCGTACTTCTGCTTGCGGCGGCGCAAGCCATGCATCAGCGTCGCTGTGCGGATCGCGCCGGTTGCACCCAACGGGTGGCCCAAAGCGATCGCTCCGCCCAACGGATTGACCTTGGCCGGGTCTAGCCCGAGATCATGGATCACCGCCAGCGATTGCGCCGCAAACGCTTCGTTGAGTTCGATCCAGCCGATATCGTTCAAGGTCAGGCCGACCTGCTTCAATGCACGCGGAATCGCTTCTTTCGGGCCGATGCCCATGATCTCCGGCGGCACGCCCGCCACGCTGAAGCCCAGGAACTTGCCAATAGGAGTGAGGTTGTAACGCTTCAACGCAGCCTCGGAGCACAGCAGCACGGCGCCAGCACCGTCCGACATTTGCGAGCTGTTGCCTGCCGTGACTGAGCCTTTCTGCATGAACACCGTCTTGAGCTTGCCCAGCGCTTCCAGCGAAGTATCGGCGCGCGGGCCTTCGTCCTGCGCCACGTCGCGTGTCTTGATCTTGATCTCGCGGGTATTCAGGTCCGGCACATTGTCGATGATGCGGTAAGGCGTGATCTCGTCCTCGAATTCGCCGTTGTTGATCGCAGCTATGGCGCGCAAATGGCTCTGCAAGGCAAATGCATCCTGCGCTTCACGACTTACCTTCCAGCGCTCCGCCACTTTTTCCGCCGTCAGGCCCATGCCGTAGGCGATGCCGACATGCTCGTTCTCGAAAATGGCCGGATTGAATGCCACCTTGTTGCCCATCATCGGCACCATGCTCATGCTCTCCACGCCTGCTGCCAGCATCACATCGGCCTCGCCCAGGCGGATGCGATCCGCCGCCAGCGCCACCGCCTGCACTCCGGAAGAGCAGAAGCGGTTCACCGTCATTCCCGGCACCGAATCCGGCAAGCCCGCCAGCAACAAGGCGATACGCGCCACGTTCATGCCCTGCTCCGCTTCCGGCATGGCACAGCCGACGATCACATCACCGATGCTGGCCGGGTCGAGCGACGGTGCCTGTGCCAGCACGCTCTTCAGCACATGCGCCAGCAGGTCGTCGGGGCGGGTGTTGCGGAACATGCCGCGCGGTGCCTTACCGACCGGCGTGCGCGTGGCGGCAACGATGTAGGCTTCCTGTACTTGTTTGCTCATGATCTTCTCCGCAATGAATTATTTAGAAAGGGCCATCTTCATCATGCGCAACTCGACCAGCAGCACAGGAATATCCGTCTTGATAATGCTCCACAACGTATCATTATCGATTCCCAAATATCCGTGAATCAGTCTGTTGCGAGTAGCAACCACCATCCGCCAAGGTATCTGCGCATACTTCTGGCGCACCTCATCTGGAATATTAATTGCTGCCTCACCGATCAATTCCAGATTGCGCACCGTTGCGTCGTAGTTCAGCCCGCTTACACGAAATTTTCCTGGTTTAAACCATCGGTATACGCCTTCACCTTCTCGGCAAACCCGATCATGTCATCCAGATAGAAACGCCATTCTCTCTTGACTGTATCAGACATACACTGCCTCATTTTCAATGAATGAGCGCAACTCGGGACGCAAGGCTTTATCCGTCACCAGGTCAACAGGGACACCCAGCAAATCTTCCAGATAGAACTGAACACCGAAGTAACGTGCGGATGTGGCGGGACCATCGAAAGCCACCAGCACATCTACATCACTACCCTCTTTGGCAGAATCGCGCACGACAGAGCCGAACAGCGCCAATCCGGTCACGCCGAAACGCTGTGCCAGCACTTTCTTGTGCTCTGCCAGCAACTGCAATGTCGTAGTGCGATTCATCCCAAAACCTTTCTTGATATGGAGCTGCGTTGGCTTCTATTTAATAAACTCTGGCGATGCTGACTCCATAATGCTCTTCGCCTACAGCAGATGCTTGCCGTCGAACACCTTCGTCTCCAGCGCCAAGGTATCCACGCCTTCAACACAACCGAGATTCACCATATATTGCCCCGGCCATCTGGCCGTTTCGCTGAAAGTGGCGACGCCGCAGTTACGGCAGAAATAGTGCTTCGCCGTCTTCGTGCCCCACTGGTACATGCCCAGCGCACCATCTTGCGCCTCAATCTGGAACTGCGCCCCCGGCACCGGATGCACCATAGCTCCCCGTTTGGCACAGAACGAACAGTTACAACGTGTTCCATGAGTGAAGGGCCCGGCCTCGAACGAGAACCGGATCGCGCCGCAATGACAACTGCCTTTGTATGGTTGCATCGACATGTTACGACTCCCGATACTTGTATTTAACATCTAC is a window of Sideroxydans sp. CL21 DNA encoding:
- a CDS encoding chalcone isomerase family protein, with protein sequence MRRILLLVGGLLLSCSVSALEVAGVQLADKTQVGNASLQLNGAGIRTKFFFKIYVGALYLPQKQTSAEAIIADEHIHRMALYMLHDLGSKKLYGAFSEAIEMNQTPAALAAMDGQMKQMKQIFDAVNEVQPGDVITLDYTPGSGTQISVNGKSFGTIAGAEFNRALLSIWIGNNPVQDDLKKGLLGG
- a CDS encoding acetyl-CoA C-acyltransferase, which codes for MSKQVQEAYIVAATRTPVGKAPRGMFRNTRPDDLLAHVLKSVLAQAPSLDPASIGDVIVGCAMPEAEQGMNVARIALLLAGLPDSVPGMTVNRFCSSGVQAVALAADRIRLGEADVMLAAGVESMSMVPMMGNKVAFNPAIFENEHVGIAYGMGLTAEKVAERWKVSREAQDAFALQSHLRAIAAINNGEFEDEITPYRIIDNVPDLNTREIKIKTRDVAQDEGPRADTSLEALGKLKTVFMQKGSVTAGNSSQMSDGAGAVLLCSEAALKRYNLTPIGKFLGFSVAGVPPEIMGIGPKEAIPRALKQVGLTLNDIGWIELNEAFAAQSLAVIHDLGLDPAKVNPLGGAIALGHPLGATGAIRTATLMHGLRRRKQKYGMVTMCIGTGMGAAGVFEAL
- a CDS encoding HepT-like ribonuclease domain-containing protein, which translates into the protein MRNLELIGEAAINIPDEVRQKYAQIPWRMVVATRNRLIHGYLGIDNDTLWSIIKTDIPVLLVELRMMKMALSK
- a CDS encoding nucleotidyltransferase family protein; translated protein: MNRTTTLQLLAEHKKVLAQRFGVTGLALFGSVVRDSAKEGSDVDVLVAFDGPATSARYFGVQFYLEDLLGVPVDLVTDKALRPELRSFIENEAVYV
- a CDS encoding GFA family protein — its product is MSMQPYKGSCHCGAIRFSFEAGPFTHGTRCNCSFCAKRGAMVHPVPGAQFQIEAQDGALGMYQWGTKTAKHYFCRNCGVATFSETARWPGQYMVNLGCVEGVDTLALETKVFDGKHLL